One window from the genome of Enterobacteriaceae bacterium Kacie_13 encodes:
- a CDS encoding D-alanyl-D-alanine carboxypeptidase family protein — protein sequence MNQAVLKAKTDQMLRGLNIDPLAIAHRTLPYFKEVSEHLLVDAETDADTGKIYRLTLPAAQAWRTMKQQAAAEGIAIYLVSAWRSLEYQAGLIRAKQATGIGPETFFTSLAPPGCSEHHTGCAVDINTPGCDEVTGVFGETDAFAWLKGNAARFGFVMSFPPDNQWGFIYEPWHWCWHPQ from the coding sequence ATGAATCAGGCGGTGCTGAAAGCCAAAACTGACCAGATGTTGCGCGGTCTGAACATCGACCCGTTGGCTATCGCGCACCGCACGCTGCCTTACTTCAAAGAAGTCAGTGAGCACTTACTGGTGGACGCTGAAACCGATGCGGACACCGGTAAAATCTACCGCCTGACCTTACCCGCCGCCCAGGCATGGCGGACGATGAAACAGCAGGCCGCCGCCGAAGGCATCGCCATTTATCTGGTTTCCGCGTGGCGAAGTCTGGAGTATCAGGCGGGTCTTATCCGCGCGAAGCAGGCCACCGGTATCGGGCCCGAAACCTTTTTTACCTCACTGGCACCGCCCGGATGCAGCGAGCATCACACCGGCTGCGCCGTGGATATCAATACTCCCGGCTGTGATGAAGTCACCGGCGTATTCGGCGAAACCGACGCTTTCGCATGGCTGAAAGGCAACGCCGCGCGCTTTGGCTTCGTGATGTCTTTCCCGCCGGACAATCAGTGGGGATTCATCTACGAGCCATGGCACTGGTGCTGGCATCCGCAATAG
- a CDS encoding sugar transporter, translated as MQSDTVSRRTAWLRVVMLAIAAFIFNTTEFVPVGLLSDIAASFNMKTAQVGLMLTIYAWVVALMSLPLMLLTRQVERKRLLIIIFCLFIVSHGLSVVAWDFWSLVASRIGIALSHAIFWSITASLAIRVAPAGKKTQALSMLATGTALAMVLGLPLGRLIGQYLGWRTTFMCIGGIALLTLICLIKLLPPLPSEHTGSLKSVPMLFRRPALVGMYILTALIVTAHYTAYSYIEPFIQTVANMGENFTTFLLLIFGGAGILGSIAFSVFGNRFPAAMLSGPILLVTLSMLLLFVAVMNPVAISVLCVVWGLAMMIIGLAMQVRVLALATDATDVSMALLSGIYNIGIGAGALIGNQVSLHLEMSNVGYAGGLIGCVAFVWCLTIFKRYPQLKVTN; from the coding sequence ATGCAATCAGATACCGTTTCGCGCAGGACAGCCTGGCTTCGCGTTGTGATGCTGGCAATCGCCGCCTTTATCTTCAATACCACCGAATTTGTGCCGGTCGGATTACTCTCCGACATCGCCGCCAGTTTCAATATGAAGACGGCGCAGGTTGGCCTGATGCTCACCATCTACGCCTGGGTGGTCGCGCTGATGTCGCTGCCGCTGATGCTGCTGACGCGGCAGGTCGAGCGAAAGCGCCTGCTGATCATCATCTTCTGCCTGTTTATCGTCAGCCACGGGTTATCCGTCGTCGCCTGGGATTTCTGGAGTCTGGTGGCGTCACGCATCGGTATCGCCCTCTCCCACGCCATTTTCTGGTCGATTACCGCCTCGCTGGCGATCCGCGTAGCACCTGCCGGTAAAAAAACGCAGGCGCTCAGTATGTTAGCCACCGGTACCGCGCTGGCGATGGTGCTTGGCCTGCCGCTTGGCCGCCTCATCGGCCAGTATCTCGGCTGGAGGACCACCTTTATGTGCATCGGCGGCATTGCGCTGCTGACGCTGATTTGCCTGATCAAACTGCTGCCACCGCTGCCAAGCGAACATACCGGTTCCCTGAAAAGCGTCCCAATGCTGTTCCGCCGCCCGGCGCTGGTCGGCATGTATATACTGACTGCGCTGATAGTGACCGCTCACTACACTGCATACAGCTATATCGAGCCGTTTATTCAGACCGTCGCGAATATGGGTGAAAACTTCACCACCTTCCTGCTGCTGATTTTTGGCGGTGCAGGTATTCTCGGCAGTATTGCGTTCAGCGTGTTCGGCAACCGCTTCCCGGCAGCGATGCTCAGCGGCCCGATCCTGCTGGTGACGCTCAGCATGTTGCTGTTATTTGTCGCGGTGATGAATCCAGTCGCAATTTCAGTACTTTGTGTGGTCTGGGGACTGGCGATGATGATTATCGGACTGGCGATGCAGGTGCGCGTGCTGGCGCTGGCGACGGATGCCACGGATGTCTCGATGGCGCTCCTATCCGGCATCTACAACATCGGTATCGGCGCGGGAGCGCTGATTGGTAATCAGGTCAGCCTGCATCTGGAGATGAGCAACGTGGGTTACGCAGGCGGCCTGATTGGCTGCGTGGCGTTCGTCTGGTGTCTGACGATTTTCAAACGCTACCCGCAGTTAAAAGTAACGAACTGA
- a CDS encoding DUF2000 family protein yields MSNCHDGGSVVHSKYPVPILQGTPDHIKALMFKALNASGERVVVAFPAFARSLHAFDEYEKTFPTCDLHDEVIDGIGLVGPEKWIKSLTGNLKLLR; encoded by the coding sequence ATATCTAATTGTCATGATGGCGGATCGGTGGTTCATTCAAAATATCCCGTCCCCATTTTGCAGGGCACACCCGATCACATTAAGGCGCTGATGTTTAAAGCCCTCAATGCGAGCGGCGAGCGCGTTGTGGTGGCGTTTCCGGCGTTTGCCCGCTCGCTCCATGCGTTTGACGAATATGAAAAGACTTTCCCGACGTGCGATCTGCATGATGAAGTGATAGATGGCATAGGGTTGGTCGGGCCGGAAAAGTGGATTAAATCACTGACGGGAAATTTGAAATTATTGCGCTGA
- the argG gene encoding argininosuccinate synthase, with protein sequence MTTILKHLPINQRVGIAFSGGLDTSAALLWMQKKGAIPYAYTANLGQPDEEDYDAIPRKAMEYGAEKARLIDCRKQLVAEGIAAIQCGAFHNTTAGVTYFNTTPLGRAVTGTMLVAAMKEDGVNIWGDGSTYKGNDIERFYRYGLLTNAELKIYKPWLDTDFIDELGGRHEMSEFMIQSGFDYKMSTEKAYSTDSNMLGATHEAKDLEFLDSGVKIVNPIMGVKFWDENVVVKAEEVSIRFERGYPVALNGVTFDDSVELMMEANRIGGRHGLGMSDQIENRIIEAKSRGIYEAPGMALLHIAYERLLTGIHNEDTIEQYHANGRVLGRLLYQGRWFDPQALMLRDSAQRWVASEITGEVTLELRRGNDYTIMNTVSENLTYKPERLTMEKGDSVFSPDDRIGQLTMRNLDITDTREKLQNYVETGLLTSSASTGLPQVDNNNLPRGLQVKNK encoded by the coding sequence ATGACAACTATTCTCAAGCACCTTCCTATCAATCAGCGTGTGGGCATCGCTTTCTCCGGCGGTTTGGACACCAGTGCAGCGCTGCTGTGGATGCAGAAAAAAGGCGCGATCCCTTATGCTTACACAGCCAATCTGGGCCAGCCTGATGAAGAAGATTACGATGCTATTCCGCGTAAAGCGATGGAGTACGGTGCTGAGAAAGCCCGCCTGATTGATTGCCGAAAACAACTGGTTGCCGAAGGGATTGCCGCTATTCAGTGTGGCGCATTCCATAACACCACTGCCGGCGTCACTTACTTCAACACCACCCCGCTGGGCCGTGCCGTGACGGGAACCATGCTGGTGGCTGCGATGAAAGAAGATGGCGTCAATATCTGGGGTGACGGCAGTACTTACAAAGGTAACGATATCGAGCGTTTCTATCGTTACGGTTTGCTGACCAATGCTGAGCTGAAAATTTATAAACCGTGGCTGGATACCGACTTTATCGATGAGCTCGGTGGCCGCCATGAGATGTCTGAATTTATGATTCAGTCCGGTTTCGACTACAAAATGTCGACCGAGAAAGCCTACTCCACTGACTCCAACATGCTTGGCGCGACGCATGAAGCCAAAGATCTGGAGTTCCTCGATTCCGGCGTGAAAATCGTTAACCCGATTATGGGCGTGAAATTCTGGGACGAGAATGTGGTCGTGAAAGCGGAAGAAGTCTCCATCCGTTTTGAACGTGGTTACCCTGTTGCGCTTAATGGCGTGACCTTTGACGACAGCGTTGAGCTGATGATGGAAGCCAACCGCATCGGTGGCCGTCACGGTTTGGGTATGAGTGATCAGATTGAAAACCGCATTATCGAAGCCAAAAGTCGTGGCATTTATGAAGCCCCGGGAATGGCACTCCTGCACATCGCCTATGAACGTCTGCTGACCGGTATTCATAACGAAGATACTATCGAGCAATACCATGCGAATGGCCGTGTGCTGGGTCGTCTGCTGTATCAGGGTCGTTGGTTCGATCCGCAGGCGTTGATGCTGCGTGACTCCGCGCAGCGTTGGGTCGCGAGCGAAATCACCGGTGAAGTGACGCTGGAACTGCGCCGTGGCAATGACTACACCATCATGAATACGGTCTCTGAGAATCTGACTTACAAACCAGAGCGTCTGACCATGGAAAAAGGCGATTCTGTGTTCTCACCTGATGACCGTATTGGCCAGCTGACCATGCGTAATCTGGATATCACCGATACCCGCGAGAAGTTGCAAAACTATGTTGAGACAGGCCTGCTGACATCTTCTGCCTCTACCGGTTTACCGCAGGTGGATAATAATAATCTCCCGCGCGGATTACAGGTGAAGAACAAATAA